From one Candidatus Hydrogenedentota bacterium genomic stretch:
- a CDS encoding NAD(P)-dependent alcohol dehydrogenase: MKIKAVRWFAPGDMRLVEEDAPVPRPHEALVRVESLGVCGSDMHYFLEGRIGENRLKAPTILGHEYAGVVEAVGADADPSLVGRRVAVEPGIPCMRCEWCLTGHYNVCEHMVFPGGPGVDGALREYMAVDARFCFPVPEGMSAAVAAMIEPAAVAVHTVELARLRPGDTALIMGLGPIGLLTAQTAKLCGVRTLYGADLLEYRTRAASAHGVDHAFTAAPGGMRAGAAAAVDWIRAQTGGRGVDAAFDCTNTPDGIVVACHAARPAGRVVLTGISGSEEDPVPVSVARRRELTVQWCRRFLHNYPATLALAASGRLNVASLITHSFPLERSLEAFRLVADSADGVLKVSIDQ, encoded by the coding sequence ATGAAAATCAAAGCGGTCAGATGGTTCGCCCCGGGCGACATGCGGCTGGTGGAGGAGGACGCCCCGGTCCCCCGGCCCCACGAGGCGCTGGTGCGCGTCGAATCCCTCGGCGTGTGCGGTTCGGACATGCACTATTTCCTGGAGGGGCGCATCGGCGAGAACCGCCTGAAGGCGCCCACCATCCTCGGCCACGAGTATGCCGGGGTGGTGGAGGCCGTGGGCGCGGACGCGGACCCCTCCCTGGTGGGCAGGCGCGTGGCCGTCGAGCCGGGCATCCCCTGCATGCGCTGCGAATGGTGCCTCACGGGCCACTACAACGTCTGCGAGCACATGGTCTTCCCCGGCGGGCCGGGAGTGGACGGCGCCCTGCGCGAGTACATGGCCGTGGACGCCCGCTTCTGTTTCCCCGTGCCGGAGGGCATGTCCGCCGCGGTCGCCGCAATGATCGAACCCGCCGCCGTGGCGGTCCACACGGTGGAGCTGGCGCGGCTGCGTCCGGGCGACACGGCCCTCATCATGGGCCTCGGCCCCATCGGCCTGCTCACGGCGCAGACGGCGAAACTGTGCGGGGTCCGCACCCTTTACGGGGCGGACCTGCTGGAGTACCGGACACGCGCGGCGTCCGCCCACGGCGTGGACCACGCCTTCACGGCGGCCCCCGGCGGCATGCGCGCGGGCGCGGCGGCCGCGGTGGACTGGATTAGGGCGCAGACCGGCGGGCGCGGGGTGGATGCGGCCTTTGACTGCACCAACACGCCGGACGGGATTGTCGTGGCGTGCCACGCGGCGCGGCCGGCGGGGCGCGTGGTGCTGACCGGCATTAGCGGCTCCGAGGAGGACCCCGTTCCGGTGAGTGTGGCGCGCCGGCGCGAGCTGACCGTGCAATGGTGCCGCCGTTTCCTGCACAATTACCCCGCCACGCTGGCGCTGGCCGCCTCGGGCCGGCTGAATGTGGCCTCCCTGATTACCCATTCCTTCCCGCTGGAACGGAGCCTGGAGGCGTTCCGCCTCGTGGCGGACAGCGCGGACGGCGTGCTCAAGGTTTCCATAGACCAATAA
- a CDS encoding neutral/alkaline non-lysosomal ceramidase N-terminal domain-containing protein has translation MKWLKRILIVLVALVALFLVVIGPWPVYKDSNFAKSGYYKQAMADIERNAALSDISANPMPLKAGWAARDMTPPVGTPMGGYGARPDGKKSKGIRDRLHAKAIVFSDGKDIVALVGSDMLLVPPNIAEMTCKQVALAGVPLTANNILFTASHTHCGPGGFGPGVAAKVSAGTYDPKVPELVSKAFAEAIIEAHNTMKPAKLAAGSADAPEYIRNRTRNADTDPLLQFMVVEKEDGGRCIVSRFSAHPTNFGSRMVDFSAEYPGELQKALEEQTGATAIYLGGAVGSMGPRAPEAPTADEKIVLMGQALAQRVIENMGALEFRDTLDIASVGVPVGMPGMQMRPLSPKWRISPIGAKLFGVPSEGWIQGVRIGDIQFLGLPFDFSGEVAKVWREEQAKNGLNLWVHGFCVTYCGYLSPDRYYYELDDKGALDYETGLMSWFGPNAEAYFKALSDQVIAKLGGAAKTNVAAAL, from the coding sequence ATGAAATGGCTTAAAAGAATCCTGATCGTCCTGGTGGCGCTGGTGGCGCTGTTTCTGGTCGTCATCGGCCCCTGGCCGGTGTACAAGGACTCGAACTTCGCGAAGTCGGGCTACTACAAGCAGGCCATGGCGGACATCGAGCGCAACGCGGCCCTGTCCGACATTTCCGCGAACCCGATGCCCCTGAAGGCGGGCTGGGCGGCGCGGGACATGACCCCGCCGGTGGGCACGCCCATGGGCGGCTACGGCGCGCGCCCGGACGGCAAGAAGTCGAAGGGCATCCGCGACCGGCTCCACGCCAAGGCGATCGTGTTCTCCGACGGAAAGGACATTGTGGCGCTGGTCGGCTCGGACATGCTGCTGGTTCCGCCCAACATCGCCGAGATGACCTGCAAGCAGGTGGCCCTCGCGGGCGTGCCGCTCACGGCGAACAACATCTTGTTCACCGCCAGCCACACCCACTGCGGCCCCGGCGGCTTCGGCCCCGGCGTGGCGGCGAAGGTGTCCGCGGGCACTTATGACCCGAAAGTCCCCGAACTGGTCTCGAAGGCCTTCGCGGAGGCCATCATCGAGGCGCATAACACGATGAAGCCCGCGAAACTGGCCGCCGGATCGGCGGATGCGCCCGAGTACATCCGCAACCGCACCCGCAACGCGGACACGGACCCGCTCCTGCAGTTCATGGTGGTGGAGAAAGAGGACGGCGGGCGCTGCATCGTGTCGCGCTTCTCCGCGCATCCGACCAATTTCGGCTCCCGCATGGTGGATTTTTCCGCCGAGTACCCCGGCGAGCTCCAGAAAGCCCTCGAGGAGCAGACCGGCGCCACCGCCATCTACCTCGGCGGCGCGGTCGGCTCGATGGGACCCCGCGCCCCGGAGGCCCCCACCGCCGACGAAAAAATTGTGCTGATGGGCCAGGCTTTGGCGCAGCGGGTGATTGAAAACATGGGCGCCCTGGAGTTCCGGGACACGCTGGACATCGCGTCCGTGGGCGTGCCTGTGGGCATGCCGGGCATGCAGATGCGGCCCCTGTCCCCGAAATGGCGCATCTCTCCCATCGGCGCGAAACTTTTCGGCGTGCCCTCCGAGGGCTGGATTCAGGGTGTGCGCATCGGCGACATCCAGTTTCTGGGGCTGCCCTTCGACTTCAGCGGCGAGGTGGCCAAAGTGTGGCGCGAGGAGCAGGCCAAGAACGGGTTGAACCTCTGGGTGCACGGCTTCTGCGTGACGTATTGCGGCTACCTTTCCCCGGACCGCTATTACTACGAACTGGACGACAAGGGCGCTTTGGATTATGAGACCGGCCTGATGAGCTGGTTCGGCCCGAACGCCGAAGCCTATTTCAAGGCCCTTTCGGACCAGGTCATCGCCAAACTGGGCGGCGCCGCCAAAACGAACGTGGCCGCCGCGCTTTGA
- a CDS encoding ParA family protein, producing the protein MSRIIAIANQKGGVGKTTTAVNLAAGLATPERRVLLVDLDPQGNATQGVGLDKQEPAHTTYDVLVNGVPVTGAFVPTETPGLWALPSNRDLVGAEVELVDAERREHRLRDAIAAARQEFDWIIVDCPPSLSLLTLNGLVAADRVLITLQCEYYALEGLSELLNTVMLVRDNLNPGLGVLGVLLTMHQHTNLSRQVVEDVRTHLGAKVFDTVIPRNVSLSEAPSFGKPIHAYDPKSAGALAYAALAQEVLARG; encoded by the coding sequence ATGAGCCGAATTATTGCCATAGCGAACCAAAAGGGCGGTGTGGGCAAGACCACCACCGCGGTGAACCTCGCCGCGGGCCTTGCCACGCCGGAGCGCCGGGTGCTGCTGGTGGACCTGGACCCCCAGGGCAACGCCACGCAGGGCGTGGGCCTGGACAAGCAGGAGCCCGCGCACACCACCTATGACGTGCTGGTGAACGGTGTCCCGGTGACGGGCGCATTTGTGCCCACTGAAACCCCGGGACTCTGGGCGCTTCCGTCCAACCGCGACCTGGTGGGCGCGGAGGTGGAACTGGTGGACGCCGAACGGCGCGAGCACCGGCTGCGGGACGCGATTGCGGCGGCCCGGCAGGAGTTTGACTGGATTATCGTGGACTGCCCGCCCTCCCTGAGCCTGCTCACGCTGAACGGGCTGGTGGCGGCGGACCGGGTGCTCATCACCCTGCAATGCGAGTACTACGCCCTGGAGGGGCTGAGCGAGCTGCTGAACACGGTCATGCTCGTGCGGGACAACCTGAACCCCGGCCTCGGCGTGCTGGGCGTGCTCCTGACGATGCACCAGCACACCAACCTGTCCCGGCAGGTGGTGGAGGACGTGCGGACCCATCTGGGCGCGAAGGTCTTCGACACGGTGATACCGCGAAATGTCAGCCTGAGCGAGGCGCCCAGTTTTGGCAAACCCATTCACGCGTATGATCCCAAGTCCGCCGGCGCCCTGGCCTATGCGGCGCTGGCCCAGGAGGTGCTCGCCCGTGGCTGA
- a CDS encoding ParB/RepB/Spo0J family partition protein produces MAEQKKNKLGKGLGALLGNRAADLDAPAAQPAPPGNAPDTPANGPHLLMLDPSELLPNPKQPRRYFDEEALAELAESIRRDGVQEPIIVRRAGGKYEIVSGERRCRASIMADVRQIPAVCREVPDEEMLKLGIIENIQREDLNAIELAQAYQELTQLFGWTQEELAAQVGKKRATVANTLRLLNLPDVVQEQVADGSLSMGHARAILAVESPADQAALARKAVAEGLSVRQVEQLAARAAEGKGRTKTAPPPKDPNIAQVEDDLRRRLGTKVFLKSQGASGRGKIEIEYYSGDELERLLDLLRR; encoded by the coding sequence GTGGCTGAACAGAAGAAGAACAAACTGGGCAAGGGGCTCGGCGCGCTCCTGGGAAACCGCGCGGCGGACCTGGACGCGCCCGCGGCGCAGCCCGCACCGCCGGGGAACGCGCCTGACACACCCGCCAACGGCCCGCACCTGCTGATGCTGGACCCGTCGGAACTTTTGCCCAATCCGAAGCAGCCCCGCCGCTATTTTGACGAGGAGGCCCTGGCGGAGCTGGCCGAGTCCATCCGCCGGGACGGGGTGCAGGAGCCGATCATCGTCCGCAGGGCGGGTGGAAAATACGAGATCGTCAGCGGCGAGCGCCGCTGCCGCGCCAGCATCATGGCGGATGTGCGCCAAATCCCGGCGGTGTGCCGCGAGGTGCCCGACGAGGAAATGCTGAAGCTGGGCATCATCGAGAACATCCAGCGGGAGGACCTGAACGCCATCGAGCTGGCGCAGGCCTACCAGGAGCTCACGCAGCTTTTCGGCTGGACCCAGGAGGAACTGGCGGCGCAGGTGGGCAAGAAGCGGGCGACGGTGGCCAACACCCTGCGCCTGCTCAACCTGCCCGACGTGGTGCAGGAGCAGGTGGCCGACGGCTCGCTCAGCATGGGCCACGCCCGCGCGATTCTCGCCGTCGAGTCGCCCGCCGACCAGGCCGCGCTCGCCCGCAAAGCCGTCGCCGAGGGCCTCTCCGTGCGGCAGGTCGAGCAGCTCGCCGCGCGCGCCGCGGAGGGGAAGGGCCGGACAAAAACGGCGCCGCCCCCGAAGGACCCCAACATCGCCCAGGTCGAGGACGACCTGCGCCGCCGTCTGGGCACCAAGGTTTTTCTGAAGTCCCAGGGCGCCTCCGGGCGCGGCAAAATCGAGATTGAGTACTATTCCGGCGACGAGCTCGAGCGCCTGCTCGACCTGCTGCGCCGCTAA
- the serS gene encoding serine--tRNA ligase, translating into MFDIRILRNEPERVREAMRRRRAAIDMDAIEAVDAQRRASIYETEQLKAEQNRAGEEIAASKRSGGDASEAIAAMKRIKDRIAELEETVRDVDGRMQEILLTLPNMPDASVPEGAGEEDNRVERVWGEPKKFDFEPKDHADLGEALGIFDFARATKLTGARFNLSRGAGALLERALAAFMLDLHTREHGYMEVLPPFMVNSDSMRGTGQLPKFSADLFRLQDTDYWLIPTAEVPVTNIYRDEILDESMLPILLTAHTPCFRSEAGSYGKDTRGLIRQHQFNKVELVKFTRPEESWDALEQLTNNAETVLQRLELPYRVVTLCTGDLGFSSAKTYDLEVWLPGQNAYREISSCSNFLDFQARRANIRFRRGKKPEFVHTLNGSGLAVGRTAVAVLENGQQADGSVVIPAALRPYMGGLDVIRPQ; encoded by the coding sequence ATGTTTGACATCCGCATTTTACGAAACGAGCCGGAACGGGTCCGCGAGGCCATGCGCCGCCGCCGCGCCGCCATTGACATGGACGCCATCGAGGCGGTGGACGCTCAACGCCGCGCCTCCATTTACGAGACGGAGCAGTTGAAGGCCGAGCAGAACCGCGCCGGGGAGGAAATTGCCGCCAGCAAGCGGTCGGGCGGGGACGCCTCGGAGGCCATCGCCGCGATGAAGCGGATCAAGGACCGCATCGCCGAGCTGGAGGAGACGGTGCGCGACGTGGACGGGCGGATGCAGGAGATTCTGCTGACCCTTCCGAACATGCCGGACGCGTCCGTGCCGGAGGGTGCTGGCGAGGAGGACAACCGGGTCGAGCGCGTCTGGGGCGAGCCCAAAAAGTTTGATTTCGAGCCGAAGGACCACGCGGACCTGGGCGAGGCGCTGGGCATTTTCGACTTCGCCCGCGCCACCAAGCTGACCGGCGCGCGGTTCAACCTGTCGCGCGGCGCCGGGGCGCTGCTTGAGCGCGCCCTCGCCGCCTTCATGCTCGACCTGCACACCCGCGAGCACGGGTACATGGAGGTGCTCCCGCCGTTCATGGTGAACTCCGACTCGATGCGCGGCACGGGCCAGTTGCCCAAGTTCTCGGCGGACCTCTTCCGGCTCCAGGACACGGACTACTGGCTGATCCCCACGGCGGAGGTTCCGGTCACCAACATCTACCGGGACGAAATCCTGGACGAGTCCATGCTGCCCATCCTGCTCACGGCGCACACCCCCTGCTTCCGCAGCGAGGCGGGCTCCTACGGCAAGGACACGCGCGGCCTCATCCGCCAGCACCAGTTCAACAAGGTGGAACTGGTGAAGTTCACCCGGCCCGAGGAGTCCTGGGACGCCCTGGAGCAACTCACGAACAACGCGGAGACCGTGCTTCAGCGGCTTGAGCTGCCCTACCGGGTGGTGACGCTCTGCACGGGCGACCTGGGCTTCTCCTCGGCGAAGACCTACGACCTCGAGGTGTGGCTGCCGGGACAGAACGCCTACCGCGAGATCAGTTCCTGCTCGAATTTCCTGGACTTCCAGGCGCGCCGCGCCAACATCCGCTTCCGCCGGGGCAAAAAGCCCGAGTTTGTCCACACCCTGAACGGTTCGGGCCTCGCCGTGGGCCGCACCGCCGTGGCGGTGCTGGAGAACGGCCAGCAGGCCGACGGCAGCGTCGTGATACCCGCCGCGCTCCGCCCGTACATGGGCGGACTGGATGTGATTCGCCCGCAGTAA
- a CDS encoding NAD-dependent deacylase, which yields METRDPFGRAAEALRGAAAALAVTGAGISVESGIPDFRSAGGLWSKYPPDEYATIDAFYTDPDKVWEMWYELAEALRDVRPNPAHFALAELEQAGLLKAVITQNIDALHFHAGSTSVIEYHGNADSIRCPACHRRRKMDLAHRDLGAPRCECGGHMKPDVVLFGEMIPQNALHLADTLARRCDVLLVVGTSAQVYPAASLPRIAKEHGALLIECNTEPTPLTRTITDIFLQGPAGEMLPRLLERLGG from the coding sequence ATGGAGACACGGGACCCCTTCGGACGGGCCGCGGAGGCGCTGCGCGGCGCGGCGGCCGCCCTGGCCGTGACCGGCGCGGGCATCTCCGTGGAGAGCGGCATCCCCGATTTTCGCAGCGCGGGCGGGCTTTGGTCAAAATACCCACCGGACGAGTACGCCACGATTGACGCCTTTTACACCGACCCCGACAAGGTGTGGGAAATGTGGTACGAACTGGCGGAGGCCCTCCGGGACGTGCGCCCGAACCCGGCCCACTTCGCCCTGGCGGAGCTCGAGCAGGCGGGCCTGCTGAAGGCCGTCATCACCCAGAACATAGACGCCCTGCACTTCCACGCGGGCAGCACGTCCGTCATCGAGTACCACGGCAACGCGGACAGCATCCGCTGCCCCGCCTGCCACCGGCGGCGGAAAATGGACCTGGCCCACCGCGACCTCGGCGCGCCCCGCTGCGAGTGCGGCGGCCACATGAAGCCCGACGTGGTCCTCTTCGGCGAAATGATCCCGCAGAACGCTTTGCATCTGGCCGACACCCTGGCCCGGCGCTGCGACGTGCTTCTGGTCGTGGGCACCTCGGCCCAGGTCTACCCGGCGGCCAGCCTGCCCCGCATCGCCAAGGAGCACGGCGCGCTGCTCATCGAGTGCAACACCGAACCCACCCCCCTGACCCGCACCATCACGGACATCTTTCTCCAGGGCCCCGCCGGGGAAATGCTTCCCCGACTGCTGGAGCGGCTGGGGGGCTGA
- a CDS encoding Gfo/Idh/MocA family oxidoreductase, whose product MRRNTAMTRRGFLGRTLTAAAAFPAIIPGSALGLNGAVAPSNRVTLACIGVGDRGHYLLTEALQCKEAQIVAACDVKAERRDAAAATINEFYGNKDCVTFNEHEAVTSRKDIDGVVIASCDHWHVLHALAAVRAGKGVYVEKPLGLTAAQDQAMRAAVKKHNAVFQFGTQQRSDAKFRKACELVRGGAIGELHTIYAWAPPSVAGGPTEPAPVPDTLDYDRWLGPAPAVPHTFERESNKWWWHISDYALGFIAGWGIHPVDIALWGAGDRMRTPFQVEGTGQYPVEGLCDTATDWKATCVYDSGLTVEFRAAPAPRDWLERFQAATEHGTAFVGDRGWVQVNRREMTCGPAELAKAEVPESAMLQKSNHHMRDFVTAVREKRAPVSHIDDAVTGDLFCHACDIALRMNRRLRWDSAAERFENADEANARLTRPMRAPWSLEEE is encoded by the coding sequence ATGCGGCGCAACACGGCAATGACCCGGCGGGGTTTTCTCGGACGCACTCTCACGGCGGCGGCGGCGTTTCCCGCCATCATTCCCGGCTCGGCCCTCGGGCTGAACGGCGCGGTGGCGCCAAGCAACCGGGTCACGCTGGCCTGCATCGGCGTGGGCGACCGCGGGCATTACCTGCTCACGGAGGCGCTCCAGTGCAAAGAGGCGCAGATTGTCGCCGCCTGCGACGTGAAGGCCGAACGGCGGGACGCCGCGGCGGCCACCATCAACGAGTTCTACGGCAACAAGGACTGCGTCACCTTCAACGAGCATGAGGCCGTCACCTCCCGCAAAGACATTGACGGGGTGGTCATCGCCTCGTGCGACCACTGGCATGTGCTCCACGCCCTGGCCGCCGTGCGCGCGGGCAAGGGCGTGTATGTCGAAAAACCCCTGGGCCTCACCGCGGCGCAGGACCAGGCGATGCGCGCCGCCGTGAAGAAGCACAACGCCGTCTTCCAGTTCGGCACGCAGCAGCGCTCCGACGCGAAGTTCCGGAAGGCCTGCGAACTTGTGCGCGGCGGCGCCATCGGCGAACTGCACACCATCTACGCCTGGGCGCCGCCCAGCGTGGCGGGCGGCCCCACGGAACCGGCGCCCGTGCCGGACACCCTCGACTACGACCGCTGGCTTGGCCCCGCGCCCGCCGTGCCCCACACCTTCGAGCGCGAGTCGAACAAGTGGTGGTGGCACATCTCGGACTACGCCCTCGGCTTCATCGCGGGCTGGGGCATCCACCCGGTGGACATCGCCCTGTGGGGCGCGGGCGACAGGATGCGCACGCCCTTCCAGGTGGAGGGCACCGGGCAGTACCCCGTTGAGGGCCTCTGCGACACGGCCACGGACTGGAAGGCCACCTGCGTCTACGACAGCGGGCTCACCGTCGAGTTCCGCGCCGCGCCCGCCCCCAGGGACTGGCTGGAGCGCTTCCAGGCCGCCACTGAGCACGGCACGGCTTTTGTCGGGGACAGGGGATGGGTGCAGGTGAACCGCCGCGAGATGACCTGCGGCCCGGCGGAACTGGCCAAAGCCGAAGTGCCCGAGTCCGCCATGCTCCAGAAAAGCAACCACCACATGCGCGACTTCGTCACCGCCGTCCGCGAGAAGCGCGCCCCCGTGTCCCACATAGACGACGCCGTCACCGGCGACCTCTTCTGCCACGCCTGCGACATCGCCCTGCGCATGAACAGGCGCCTCCGCTGGGACAGCGCCGCCGAGCGGTTCGAGAACGCCGACGAGGCCAACGCACGCCTCACACGGCCCATGCGCGCGCCGTGGTCGCTGGAAGAGGAGTAA
- a CDS encoding exo-alpha-sialidase, giving the protein MMHAMLLLLSAVVSGLPVAAEHVLPAGVEVVLDLPPGPDNPRNSEGDFIALKDGRILFVYTHFTGGGGDHDAAFLAGRYSSDGGRTWTTEDTVVVPNEGGMNVMSVSLLRLKSGAVALFYLRKNAEDDCMPVMRVSTDEGATWSEPRLCVESPVGYYVVNNDRVVMLESGRLLIPAARHALKGERMRAHGALVCFLSDDDGATWRASETVLEEKDVVLQEPGVVELRDGRLMMFIRASGGVQYQSFSTDGGNTWSPVEPTTLKSPLSPASIERIPKTGDLLLVWNNHEGVTRDRQKLRTPCTAAISKDDGKTWEQVRNIAADPNGWYCYTAIEFAGDGVLLGQCAGDSRKNGLSRTWVLRFDVDWLNGN; this is encoded by the coding sequence ATGATGCACGCCATGCTTCTGCTGTTGTCCGCCGTGGTGTCGGGGTTGCCGGTGGCGGCGGAGCATGTCCTGCCTGCCGGGGTCGAGGTGGTGCTGGACCTGCCGCCGGGGCCGGACAACCCGCGCAATTCGGAGGGAGATTTCATCGCGCTGAAGGACGGGCGCATCCTCTTCGTCTACACCCATTTCACCGGCGGGGGCGGGGACCATGACGCGGCGTTCTTGGCCGGGCGATATTCCTCCGACGGCGGGCGGACATGGACCACGGAGGACACGGTGGTTGTCCCCAACGAGGGCGGGATGAACGTCATGTCCGTGTCGCTCCTGCGGCTGAAGAGCGGCGCCGTCGCCCTGTTCTACCTGCGGAAGAACGCCGAGGACGACTGCATGCCCGTAATGCGGGTGTCCACGGACGAGGGGGCCACCTGGAGTGAACCGCGCCTCTGCGTCGAGTCGCCTGTCGGGTATTACGTTGTGAACAATGACCGGGTGGTGATGCTGGAGAGCGGGCGGCTGCTCATTCCCGCCGCGCGCCATGCCCTGAAGGGGGAGCGCATGCGCGCCCACGGCGCGCTCGTGTGTTTCCTGTCCGATGATGACGGGGCGACCTGGCGCGCCTCGGAGACGGTGCTGGAGGAGAAGGACGTGGTCCTGCAGGAGCCGGGCGTGGTGGAACTGCGGGACGGGCGGCTGATGATGTTCATCCGAGCCAGCGGCGGTGTCCAGTACCAGTCGTTTTCGACTGATGGCGGGAACACCTGGAGCCCCGTCGAGCCCACGACGCTGAAGTCGCCCCTGTCCCCGGCCTCCATCGAGCGGATACCGAAAACGGGCGACCTGCTGCTGGTGTGGAACAACCACGAGGGCGTCACGCGGGATCGCCAAAAACTGCGGACCCCCTGCACGGCGGCGATATCCAAAGACGACGGGAAGACCTGGGAGCAGGTGCGGAACATTGCGGCGGACCCCAACGGCTGGTACTGTTACACGGCGATTGAGTTCGCCGGGGACGGCGTGCTGCTGGGGCAGTGCGCCGGGGACTCGCGGAAAAACGGACTCAGCCGCACCTGGGTGCTGCGCTTTGACGTGGACTGGCTGAACGGGAACTGA
- a CDS encoding cyclase family protein: protein MGEWIDVTMPLRPDMAIWPGDPVFSITPEAEMAAGDSCNLARLSLSTHTGTHMDAPWHFIPGGARVDEADPALFFGRALVLDLPDTDLVRAADLPDAPLPERLLLKTRNSLRPLDAPFDPDFVAVAPDAAERMVADGVRLLGVDGFSIGAFRDSGPTHRILLGAGVFAVEGLRLGAVPGGWCEFVALPLLVAGGDGAPCRAFVRMI from the coding sequence ATGGGTGAATGGATAGACGTGACGATGCCCCTGCGTCCGGACATGGCGATATGGCCGGGTGATCCGGTCTTTTCCATCACGCCGGAGGCGGAGATGGCGGCGGGGGACTCGTGCAACCTGGCGCGGCTGTCGCTGTCCACGCACACGGGGACGCACATGGACGCGCCGTGGCATTTCATCCCGGGCGGGGCAAGGGTGGACGAGGCGGACCCGGCCCTGTTTTTCGGCAGGGCGCTGGTGCTGGATCTGCCGGACACGGACCTGGTGCGCGCGGCGGACCTGCCCGACGCGCCACTGCCGGAGCGGCTGCTTTTGAAGACGCGGAATTCGCTGCGTCCGCTGGATGCGCCGTTTGACCCGGACTTCGTGGCGGTCGCGCCGGACGCGGCGGAGCGGATGGTTGCGGACGGGGTGCGGCTGCTCGGGGTGGACGGGTTTTCCATCGGTGCGTTTCGCGACTCGGGGCCGACGCACCGCATTCTGCTGGGGGCGGGGGTCTTCGCCGTGGAGGGGCTGCGGCTGGGGGCGGTGCCGGGGGGATGGTGCGAGTTTGTGGCGCTGCCGCTGTTGGTGGCGGGGGGGGACGGGGCCCCCTGCCGGGCGTTTGTGAGAATGATATAG
- a CDS encoding DUF456 family protein encodes MGVLLTVIGWTLFGLAIVAGLLLDLVGLFGNWVILAAVAAAWALTGFEHFTLWALVIMAALAALGEVLEALAAAYGAARFGGGKGAALAALAGGIAGGVAGTPVFPLVGTLLGACLGAFAGAALFELLITKRAPGASLQTGVGAALGRMGGALAKLSVGLAMLAVAALSF; translated from the coding sequence ATGGGCGTGCTGCTGACCGTCATCGGCTGGACCCTGTTCGGCCTCGCCATCGTGGCGGGGCTCCTTCTCGACCTGGTGGGCCTCTTTGGAAACTGGGTCATACTCGCCGCCGTCGCCGCGGCATGGGCGCTCACGGGCTTTGAACATTTCACCCTGTGGGCGCTGGTGATCATGGCCGCCCTGGCCGCACTCGGCGAGGTGCTCGAGGCCCTGGCCGCCGCCTATGGCGCGGCCCGCTTCGGCGGCGGAAAGGGCGCGGCCCTGGCCGCGCTGGCGGGCGGCATTGCCGGGGGCGTTGCGGGCACCCCCGTCTTCCCCCTTGTGGGCACCCTGCTGGGCGCATGCCTCGGCGCCTTTGCGGGCGCTGCCCTGTTCGAACTGCTCATCACCAAACGCGCCCCCGGCGCGTCCCTCCAGACCGGTGTCGGCGCCGCCCTGGGCAGGATGGGCGGCGCGCTGGCGAAACTCAGCGTCGGCCTCGCCATGCTCGCCGTCGCCGCCCTGAGCTTTTAG